gtataacaatgcgtaataagagtagcaattgcgtaattaaatggaagcacaatagcacaaatgagaaattggagacaaagagagagaattgagagattgaagagagaaactcttattaacacaagtgtggggtgaatgtaaatgaggatagaggggggtatttatagaaaaaaatgagggggaaaatggaagaattcgaatttgaaatttaaaaaaaaaaaaaaaaatttgaattttcacaaaaccggcggttttggcggaaaaccgccggaaccggcggaaccgccggtttccgaaataaaaccgccgttcggtcaacgaaccgtctgcaaaagctgctccattgtcgcctcgtgctccgcgccgcctcgaaagtcactaaaccggcggttaaccgccggtttttccggttaaccgccggttaaccgccgaaaaaccggcggtttcgaccgtttttgaagatcaccaccggcccccatccccctgcctcgatttaagcgccggaaccggcggttccacggttaaccgccggttccgaaccgtcccgaaccgccggttcggtgacggttccggttcgaaatatcttgaacctgaaccggaccgcgaaccgaattgcgccggttccggttcgggaatattgcgccggttccggttccggttccggaaccgccggttccggttcggcggttaaccgccggaaccggaaccggtgggcatgtctaaCAACACCCTATCATAGTTCATACTTTACTAGAATGAGTCACATAATTATTGTCCATGCGGCACAAAGTAGATTACAGACACTAGGGGCGTCAATTCTAGATTTGTAACTCTTAAAAGCTCCCAAGACTCCTAATGTTCTCGCtttcaattaacagtgtcgttttaaggggaTTTAAGGCAAATCTTTCTTAGTAAGTTTCATTGAAGAAAATACTCTCTCGACAGAAGCTGTTGCAACCGGGAGGATCAGTGTCAACTCAATCAAACAGTACACCAAGAGGAAAGCTTTATCTCTTGCGGTACAAACCAAAATCTTTGCTAAAtttcccaaatcttcaatgctTGAGATCTCAACTTTATCAACTAAATCATTGATAGTATAAGTTTTAAGTTGATATGGAAGAGACATACATTCTATAGACGAAAAGTCATCCAGATGAAGTTCTGCAAGACGAACCAACTTGTCAACATTAAAGCTAGCAAATGAGTTTTTTGGACTAAGGCAATTCATGCAAGTAAGCAATTCCGTATTCACTTCTGGGAAACGATTCTCCATCTCTTGAGTAAGTAAATCAAGAACCTAACAATATAAAAATGCGAGTTAAGTATTTAATAGATAATTAATTGTAATCATAATtgagaaataaaatgtgaatcttACTTGACAGTAAATCCCACTTTGTAATGATGATATTTAGTAACACGCCCATCCCACTTCATACGCACACGATGATTGATGGTATCATTCATACTAATGACGTCAACGGAATTAGCCACACAAAATTCTTCGACTTTTCCCAAGAATTCGTTCCACCCATTCTCTCTCAAATCT
This genomic interval from Salvia splendens isolate huo1 chromosome 13, SspV2, whole genome shotgun sequence contains the following:
- the LOC121760631 gene encoding uncharacterized protein LOC121760631; this encodes MKFDKEDEVNYRIRLTASVNVTRLLLKQGLAFRENDESLESENRGNFLEILDWLREKKLEVAAVTLENTPLSNQMGEYNGLKSLILNENPSAKYVHCFAHQLQLVVVNVTKAHGVVLDLLTQEMENRFPEVNTELLTCMNCLSPKNSFASFNVDKLVRLAELHLDDFSSIECMSLPYQLKTYTINDLVDKVEISSIEDLGNLAKILVCTARDKAFLLVYCLIELTLILPVATASVERVFSSMKLTKKDLP